In one window of Caenimonas aquaedulcis DNA:
- a CDS encoding TonB-dependent receptor — protein sequence MTFSRISTRTPLRSSALSLAFAAAFPSAFAQGLVLPETVVTATRFTDDAQSLPLGVTVVTAAEIRASGASTINEALIRILGIAGRQDFYGGGEYGLDLRGFGGTADNNQVVMVDGMRFSEGDLGGSRLAGIPIESVERIEVIRGNAGVLYGEGATGGVIVVTTKAGAGQQRGNSASVYAGAGSFGARDVRAGGTASGGGFSLDAAAQKRRADNHRDNFKSDSDAVSVTGQWSNDWLRAGARVARDSLDTQLPGALTAAQYEADPRQSTRAGDEASIRNERASLFAEAHVGDWRIAADAGQRKKELRSMNGGFGYDYDVDAKNYALRARHEGKFGGFANQFVVGADRLDWTRDVLGAFGSTARQSSRAVYLKDDVTLAGGTRVSAGYRTERIAKDNTTATAGTADRMHAWELGVSHPFTVQATGYARIGRSYRLANVDEFGYTSPGVILQPQTSRDAEIGARWTAGATKFEARLYRTLVDNEIGFDPNAAGPFGFAGANTNFDPTRRQGVELDVRHAITSTLGVRVNAAVREATFRSGPYAGKDVPLVARKTLAVRADWSPAAQHHVSGGVNWVSSQHPDFNNACTMPAYTTADVRYAYQWQQVELSLGVANLFDRKYYSQAFGCAAGTTTSIYPEAGRAVTAAVRVSF from the coding sequence ATGACTTTTTCCCGCATTTCGACGCGCACCCCGTTGCGTTCTTCGGCGCTTTCGCTCGCGTTCGCCGCCGCCTTTCCCTCCGCGTTCGCGCAAGGACTCGTCCTGCCCGAGACCGTCGTCACCGCGACGCGCTTCACGGACGACGCCCAATCGCTGCCCCTGGGCGTCACGGTCGTCACCGCCGCGGAGATCCGCGCGTCGGGCGCGTCCACCATCAACGAGGCGCTCATCCGCATCCTCGGCATCGCCGGCCGCCAGGACTTCTATGGCGGCGGCGAATACGGGCTGGACCTGCGCGGCTTCGGCGGCACCGCCGACAACAACCAGGTGGTGATGGTCGACGGCATGCGCTTTTCCGAAGGGGACCTCGGCGGCTCGCGGCTCGCGGGCATCCCGATCGAGTCCGTCGAGCGCATCGAGGTGATCCGCGGCAACGCCGGCGTGCTCTACGGGGAAGGCGCCACGGGCGGCGTCATCGTGGTGACGACCAAGGCCGGGGCCGGCCAGCAGCGCGGCAACAGTGCGTCGGTCTACGCGGGCGCGGGCAGCTTCGGCGCGCGTGACGTGCGGGCCGGCGGCACCGCGAGCGGCGGCGGCTTCTCGCTGGACGCCGCCGCGCAAAAGCGCCGCGCGGACAACCACCGCGACAACTTCAAGTCCGATTCCGACGCCGTCTCCGTCACCGGCCAGTGGTCCAACGACTGGCTGCGCGCGGGCGCGCGCGTCGCCCGCGATTCGCTGGACACGCAGTTGCCCGGCGCGCTCACGGCCGCGCAGTACGAGGCGGACCCGCGCCAGAGCACCCGGGCCGGCGACGAGGCGAGCATCCGCAACGAGCGCGCGAGCCTCTTCGCGGAAGCGCATGTGGGCGACTGGCGCATCGCCGCGGACGCCGGGCAGCGCAAGAAGGAGTTGCGCAGCATGAACGGCGGCTTCGGGTACGACTACGACGTCGATGCGAAGAACTATGCCCTGCGTGCGCGCCACGAAGGGAAGTTCGGCGGCTTCGCCAACCAGTTCGTGGTCGGCGCGGACCGCCTCGACTGGACGCGCGACGTGCTGGGCGCCTTCGGCTCCACCGCCCGGCAATCGTCGCGCGCCGTGTACCTCAAGGACGACGTGACACTCGCCGGCGGCACGCGCGTGAGCGCGGGCTACCGCACGGAGCGCATCGCCAAGGACAACACCACGGCGACAGCCGGCACGGCAGACCGCATGCATGCCTGGGAGCTCGGCGTGAGCCATCCCTTCACGGTGCAAGCCACTGGCTATGCGCGCATCGGCCGCAGCTACCGGCTCGCGAACGTCGACGAGTTCGGTTACACCTCGCCCGGCGTGATCCTCCAGCCGCAAACCTCTCGCGACGCCGAGATCGGCGCGCGCTGGACGGCGGGTGCGACGAAGTTCGAGGCACGGCTCTACCGTACCCTCGTAGACAACGAGATCGGCTTCGATCCGAATGCCGCCGGTCCCTTCGGCTTCGCCGGCGCCAACACGAACTTCGACCCGACGCGCCGCCAGGGCGTGGAGCTCGACGTGCGCCATGCGATCACGTCCACGCTCGGCGTGCGCGTGAACGCGGCCGTGCGCGAGGCCACCTTCCGCTCCGGCCCCTACGCGGGCAAGGACGTGCCGCTGGTCGCGCGCAAGACACTCGCCGTGCGCGCGGACTGGTCGCCCGCGGCGCAGCACCATGTGAGCGGCGGGGTGAACTGGGTATCCTCGCAGCACCCCGACTTCAACAACGCCTGCACCATGCCGGCCTACACCACCGCCGACGTCCGCTACGCCTACCAGTGGCAGCAGGTGGAACTGTCGCTCGGCGTCGCGAACCTCTTCGACAGGAAGTACTACTCGCAGGCCTTCGGCTGCGCGGCGGGCACGACCACGTCGATCTACCCGGAAGCAGGTCGCGCCGTCACGGCGGCCGTCCGCGTGAGCTTCTGA
- a CDS encoding LysR family transcriptional regulator encodes MKNATLRQLKVFEAVARHLSFSRAAEELHLTQPAVSTQVRKLEEHAGLPLFEQLGKKIHLTPAGGQMLLSSRAIIQQFREAEEAMTQFKGVSGGRLNVTVISAGDYFFPRLLVEFARRHSGVTLNFGVCNREELLGQLADNLTDLAIMVRPPVDADTIAEAFAPHPYVVVAAPDHPLAGRKRIPVSRLAKEPFIVREKGSDTWNSMEDAFGAHLPQLNLAMEIKSTETIKQAVMAGMGLSFLSAHTVSRELQAKSLVVLQVQGFPLMLNWYVVHRKSKRLPPVAQAFKAFLLKDGASLIEAALGKRGRG; translated from the coding sequence ATGAAGAACGCGACGCTGCGCCAGCTCAAGGTGTTCGAAGCGGTGGCCCGGCACCTGAGCTTCTCGCGCGCCGCGGAAGAGCTGCACCTCACGCAGCCCGCCGTCTCGACGCAGGTCCGCAAGCTGGAGGAGCATGCGGGGCTGCCGCTCTTCGAGCAGCTCGGCAAGAAGATCCACCTCACGCCCGCCGGCGGGCAGATGCTGCTGTCGAGCCGAGCGATCATCCAGCAGTTCCGCGAGGCGGAAGAGGCGATGACGCAGTTCAAGGGCGTCTCCGGCGGCCGCCTGAACGTGACGGTGATCAGCGCGGGCGACTACTTCTTTCCGCGCCTGCTGGTGGAATTCGCGCGGCGGCATTCCGGCGTGACCCTCAACTTCGGCGTGTGCAACCGCGAGGAGCTGCTGGGCCAACTCGCCGACAACCTGACCGACCTCGCGATCATGGTGCGCCCGCCGGTGGATGCGGACACGATCGCCGAAGCCTTCGCGCCGCACCCTTACGTCGTCGTGGCCGCGCCGGACCATCCGCTGGCCGGCAGGAAGCGCATCCCGGTGTCACGCCTGGCGAAAGAGCCCTTCATCGTGCGAGAGAAGGGCTCGGACACCTGGAACTCGATGGAGGACGCGTTCGGCGCGCACCTGCCGCAGCTCAATTTGGCGATGGAGATCAAGAGCACCGAGACGATCAAGCAGGCCGTGATGGCGGGCATGGGCCTGAGCTTCCTGTCCGCGCACACGGTCAGCCGCGAGCTGCAGGCGAAGAGCCTGGTGGTGCTGCAGGTTCAAGGCTTCCCGCTGATGCTGAACTGGTACGTGGTGCATCGCAAGAGCAAACGCCTGCCGCCGGTGGCGCAGGCGTTCAAGGCGTTCTTGCTGAAGGACGGGGCGTCGTTGATCGAGGCGGCGTTGGGGAAGAGGGGGCGCGGCTAG
- a CDS encoding Bug family tripartite tricarboxylate transporter substrate binding protein translates to MNSLNRIRLALSVTAAACMAVAPSAQAAWEPAKPVEFVVPAGTGGGADQMARLIQGIVIKYKLMNQPMIVVNKSGGAGAEGFLDIKGAKGDPHKLVVTLSNLFTTPLATGVPFNWRDMTPVSMMALDQFVLWVNAETPYKTGKEYLDAVKKAGPSKMKMGGTGSKQEDQILTAGIEKATGTKFIYVPFKGGGEVAVQLVGKHIDSTVNNPIEAVAQWRAGQLRPLCVFDEKRMPYKTKVTDTMSWGDIPTCKESGVPTSYTMLRGVFTSPGVTADQLAFYTNLLKKVRETPEWKDYMEKGAFNQTTMSGEEFTKWLGKAENDHRQLMKDAGFMATTN, encoded by the coding sequence ATGAACTCGTTGAACCGTATCCGCCTGGCCCTGTCCGTTACCGCGGCCGCCTGCATGGCGGTCGCGCCCTCCGCGCAGGCCGCGTGGGAGCCGGCCAAGCCCGTCGAATTCGTGGTGCCCGCAGGCACCGGCGGCGGCGCGGACCAGATGGCCCGCCTGATCCAGGGCATCGTCATCAAGTACAAGCTGATGAACCAGCCGATGATCGTCGTCAACAAGTCGGGCGGCGCGGGCGCCGAAGGCTTCCTCGACATCAAGGGCGCGAAGGGCGATCCGCACAAGCTCGTCGTCACGCTCTCCAACCTCTTCACCACGCCGCTCGCCACGGGCGTGCCCTTCAACTGGCGCGACATGACGCCGGTGTCGATGATGGCGCTCGACCAGTTCGTGCTGTGGGTCAACGCCGAGACGCCCTACAAGACGGGCAAGGAATACCTGGACGCCGTGAAGAAAGCTGGCCCGAGCAAGATGAAGATGGGCGGCACGGGCTCCAAGCAGGAAGACCAGATCCTCACCGCCGGCATCGAGAAGGCCACCGGCACCAAGTTCATCTACGTGCCCTTCAAGGGCGGCGGCGAAGTGGCGGTGCAGCTCGTGGGCAAGCACATCGACTCCACCGTCAACAACCCGATCGAGGCGGTCGCGCAATGGCGCGCGGGCCAGCTGCGCCCGCTGTGCGTGTTCGACGAGAAGCGCATGCCGTACAAGACGAAGGTGACCGACACCATGTCCTGGGGCGACATCCCGACCTGCAAGGAGTCCGGCGTGCCGACCTCGTACACGATGCTGCGCGGCGTGTTCACCTCGCCCGGCGTCACCGCGGACCAGCTCGCGTTCTATACGAACCTGCTGAAGAAGGTGCGCGAAACGCCGGAGTGGAAGGACTACATGGAAAAGGGCGCGTTCAACCAGACGACCATGAGCGGCGAGGAATTCACCAAGTGGCTCGGCAAGGCGGAGAACGACCACCGCCAGCTGATGAAGGACGCCGGCTTCATGGCCACCACCAACTGA
- a CDS encoding methionyl-tRNA formyltransferase, which yields MKIAIIGQQEFGKAVLEAFRARGDEVAGVFCSPEKAGAKQDVLREAAHGHGLPVFQFSSLRSSYAQEALRDLKVDIGIMAYVLQFAPQEFVGIPRHGTIQFHPSLLPKHRGPSSISWPIATGAAETGITIFRPTDGLDEGPVVLQKSCPIGPDETLGELYFNKLFPMGVSGLLEAADLVVAGRHEERAQDESQAGYEGWFHEEESRIHWSQHVDQVYNLIRACNPAPGAWTELAGVKVWLYDARKHTARTFGDVKGKPGEIAAVTDTSIVINAQGGRIEVLKLRAEGGKKMNAGEYARSVGLAGA from the coding sequence ATGAAAATCGCGATCATCGGCCAGCAGGAATTCGGCAAGGCGGTGCTGGAAGCCTTTCGCGCGCGCGGGGACGAAGTCGCCGGCGTCTTCTGCAGCCCCGAGAAGGCGGGCGCCAAGCAGGACGTACTGCGCGAGGCCGCGCACGGCCACGGCCTGCCGGTGTTCCAGTTCAGCAGCCTGCGCAGCAGCTATGCGCAGGAGGCGCTGCGCGACCTGAAGGTGGACATCGGCATCATGGCGTACGTGCTGCAGTTCGCCCCGCAGGAGTTCGTCGGCATCCCGCGCCACGGCACGATCCAGTTCCATCCGTCGCTGCTGCCGAAGCATCGCGGCCCCTCGTCCATCAGCTGGCCCATCGCCACCGGCGCGGCCGAGACGGGCATCACCATCTTCCGCCCCACCGACGGGCTCGACGAAGGCCCGGTGGTGTTGCAGAAGTCCTGCCCGATCGGCCCGGACGAGACGTTGGGGGAGCTGTACTTCAACAAGCTCTTCCCGATGGGTGTGTCGGGACTGCTGGAAGCCGCGGACCTCGTCGTCGCGGGCAGGCACGAGGAGCGCGCGCAGGACGAATCGCAGGCCGGCTACGAGGGCTGGTTCCACGAGGAGGAGTCGCGCATCCACTGGTCGCAGCACGTCGACCAGGTCTACAACCTGATTCGCGCCTGCAACCCCGCGCCCGGCGCGTGGACCGAACTCGCCGGCGTGAAGGTGTGGCTCTACGACGCGCGCAAGCACACGGCGCGCACCTTCGGCGACGTGAAGGGCAAGCCGGGCGAGATCGCGGCGGTGACGGACACGTCGATCGTGATCAATGCCCAGGGCGGGCGGATCGAGGTCCTGAAGCTGCGGGCCGAGGGTGGGAAGAAGATGAATGCGGGGGAGTACGCGCGGTCGGTTGGGCTGGCCGGAGCGTGA
- a CDS encoding tripartite tricarboxylate transporter permease yields the protein MDEISALFHGFSVILTPMNMVLMLVGIVLGVLIGVLPGLGGANGVAILLPLTFTMSPTSAIIMLSCIYWGALFGGAITSILFNIPGEPWSVATTFDGYPMAQQGRAGQALTAAFTSSFIGAFVAVVMITFLAPLVAKFALKFGPPEYFAVYLLTFCSFVGMGKGSPFKILASMAIGFALAAVGMDTVTGQLRLTFGFPDLMRGFDFLIGVIGLFGIGEILLSMEEGLAFNGKSAKINPRVVLETWKTLPKYWITSIRSSLVGIWMGITPGGATPASFMSYGLAKKMSKDGAKFGTGQIEGVIAPETAAHAAGTSALLPMLALGIPGSPTAAVLLGGLLIWGLQPGPLLFVEQKDFVWGLIASMYLGNLVGLIVVLTTVPLFASILRIPFSIIAPVIVVICAIGAYTVHNAMLDIWFMLVFGVVGYLFKKLDYPLAPLVLALVLGDKAEDSFRQAMLVSQGELGILWSNPLVGTISTLAILLLLWPLISRLIARVRPPKRESFAEEQPVD from the coding sequence ATGGACGAAATCAGCGCGCTCTTTCACGGCTTCAGCGTCATCCTGACGCCGATGAACATGGTCCTCATGCTGGTGGGCATCGTGCTCGGCGTGCTCATCGGCGTGCTGCCGGGGCTCGGCGGCGCGAACGGCGTCGCCATCCTGTTGCCGCTCACCTTCACGATGTCGCCGACCTCGGCGATCATCATGCTGTCGTGCATCTACTGGGGCGCGCTCTTCGGTGGCGCGATCACCTCGATCCTCTTCAACATCCCCGGGGAGCCCTGGTCGGTCGCGACCACCTTCGACGGCTACCCGATGGCGCAGCAGGGCCGCGCGGGGCAGGCGCTGACGGCGGCGTTCACCTCCTCCTTCATCGGCGCCTTCGTGGCGGTGGTGATGATCACCTTCCTCGCGCCGCTGGTCGCGAAATTCGCGCTCAAATTCGGGCCGCCCGAATACTTCGCCGTGTACCTGCTCACCTTCTGCAGCTTCGTCGGCATGGGCAAGGGCTCGCCCTTCAAGATCCTCGCGTCGATGGCGATCGGCTTCGCGCTGGCCGCGGTCGGCATGGACACGGTGACGGGGCAGCTGCGCCTCACCTTCGGCTTCCCGGACCTGATGCGCGGCTTCGACTTCCTCATCGGCGTGATCGGCCTCTTCGGCATCGGCGAGATCCTGCTGTCGATGGAAGAGGGCCTCGCGTTCAACGGCAAGTCCGCGAAGATCAACCCGCGCGTCGTGCTGGAAACCTGGAAGACGTTGCCGAAGTACTGGATCACCTCGATCCGCAGCTCGCTCGTCGGCATCTGGATGGGCATCACGCCCGGCGGCGCGACGCCCGCCTCCTTCATGAGCTACGGCCTCGCCAAGAAGATGTCCAAGGACGGCGCGAAATTCGGCACCGGCCAGATCGAAGGCGTGATCGCCCCGGAGACTGCCGCACACGCCGCCGGCACGAGCGCGCTGCTGCCCATGCTCGCCCTCGGCATCCCGGGCTCGCCCACCGCCGCGGTGCTGCTGGGCGGCCTGCTGATCTGGGGCCTGCAGCCCGGCCCGCTGCTCTTCGTCGAGCAGAAGGATTTCGTGTGGGGCCTGATCGCCAGCATGTACCTCGGCAACCTCGTCGGCCTCATCGTCGTGCTGACCACGGTGCCGCTCTTCGCGTCGATCCTGCGCATCCCGTTTTCCATCATCGCGCCGGTGATCGTGGTGATCTGCGCGATCGGCGCCTACACCGTGCACAACGCGATGCTGGACATCTGGTTCATGCTGGTCTTCGGCGTCGTCGGCTACCTGTTCAAGAAGCTCGACTATCCGCTTGCGCCGCTGGTGCTCGCGCTGGTGTTGGGCGACAAGGCGGAGGATTCGTTCCGCCAGGCGATGCTGGTCTCGCAGGGCGAGCTGGGCATCCTGTGGTCGAACCCGCTGGTCGGCACGATCTCCACGCTCGCGATCCTGCTGCTGCTGTGGCCGCTCATCTCCCGGCTCATCGCCAGGGTGCGCCCGCCCAAGCGCGAGTCCTTCGCCGAAGAACAGCCGG
- a CDS encoding adenylate/guanylate cyclase domain-containing protein, with protein sequence MSESEARFTVLRQSADPLAAAGIERLVRDGTDRELHRINVIDFAAANGLPVDRALDAFLHATRLGMFEMSWNVLCPGCGGVLNTNATLKTIHQHSYACALCAAGYEPSLDEMVEVAFSVSPRVRQIAAHAPEQLPMWEYVRQMYWSSGIEFPAEMPAQEVMERFVIDWTDLGAGDKATMSLQLPAGFIILFEPVTHSAQFLDVQGEPTRERQELGVVFNNVQAPTGTVPLRPGPLRLTMENRTDARVLPALYIAGDDLHHMLGKRKKFLTARTLLTNQTFRDLYRADMLAMDQRLKITSLTFVFTDLKASTELYERVGDLAAYELVKAHFGVLNEVVARESGAVVKTIGDAVMASFPTPDRGIAAVLGMREAMKALNASRHSEDLTLKIGIHEGPCLAVTLNDRLDYFGQTVNIAARVQGLAQSHAIFATEPVVRHADAARLLAQAGLTPVAQRCNLRGIAEELTVYEIP encoded by the coding sequence ATGAGCGAATCCGAAGCGCGGTTCACCGTCTTGCGGCAATCCGCCGACCCGCTCGCCGCAGCGGGCATCGAACGCCTCGTGCGGGACGGCACCGACCGCGAGCTGCACCGCATCAACGTCATCGACTTCGCCGCCGCCAACGGCCTGCCCGTGGACCGCGCGCTCGACGCCTTCCTGCACGCCACGCGCCTGGGCATGTTCGAAATGTCCTGGAACGTCCTGTGCCCCGGCTGCGGCGGCGTCCTCAACACCAACGCCACGCTCAAGACCATCCACCAGCACAGCTACGCGTGCGCCCTCTGCGCGGCCGGCTACGAGCCCTCGCTCGACGAAATGGTGGAAGTCGCCTTCAGCGTGAGCCCGCGCGTGCGCCAGATCGCCGCGCATGCGCCCGAGCAGCTGCCGATGTGGGAATACGTCCGCCAGATGTACTGGAGCTCGGGCATCGAATTCCCCGCGGAGATGCCCGCGCAGGAGGTGATGGAGCGCTTCGTCATCGACTGGACCGACCTCGGGGCCGGCGACAAGGCGACGATGTCGCTCCAGCTCCCCGCGGGCTTCATCATCCTGTTCGAGCCGGTGACGCACTCGGCCCAGTTCCTGGATGTGCAGGGCGAACCGACGCGCGAGCGGCAGGAGCTCGGCGTCGTGTTCAACAACGTGCAGGCGCCCACCGGCACCGTGCCCCTGCGCCCCGGCCCGCTGCGCCTCACGATGGAGAACCGCACCGACGCCCGGGTGCTGCCCGCGCTCTACATCGCGGGAGACGACCTGCACCACATGCTCGGCAAGCGCAAGAAGTTCCTCACCGCCCGCACGCTCCTCACGAACCAGACTTTCCGCGACCTGTACCGCGCCGACATGCTCGCGATGGACCAGCGCCTGAAGATCACGAGCCTCACCTTCGTCTTCACCGACCTCAAGGCCTCCACCGAGCTCTACGAGCGGGTGGGCGACCTCGCGGCCTACGAGCTCGTGAAGGCGCACTTCGGGGTGCTCAACGAGGTCGTCGCCCGCGAATCCGGCGCCGTCGTGAAGACCATCGGCGACGCGGTGATGGCGTCCTTCCCGACGCCCGACCGCGGCATCGCGGCCGTGCTGGGCATGCGCGAAGCGATGAAGGCGCTCAACGCGTCGCGCCACAGCGAGGACCTGACGCTGAAGATCGGCATCCACGAAGGGCCCTGCCTGGCGGTGACGCTCAACGACCGGCTCGATTACTTCGGCCAGACCGTCAACATCGCGGCGCGGGTGCAGGGCCTCGCCCAGTCGCACGCGATCTTCGCGACCGAACCCGTGGTGCGGCACGCGGACGCGGCCCGCCTGCTGGCCCAGGCCGGCCTCACGCCGGTGGCCCAGCGCTGCAACCTGCGCGGCATCGCCGAGGAACTCACGGTCTACGAAATCCCCTGA
- a CDS encoding cell division protein ZapA: MKQLEVQIMGQSYLLACPEGGEQRLLEAVEKVDTAMCKIRDAGKVKARDRIAVLAALNLAFDVADRGVAIQTPVIVPAPVKSNGSDVSDPRLAALMGRLDSALGDDGRLI, translated from the coding sequence ATGAAGCAACTCGAGGTCCAGATCATGGGCCAGAGCTACCTCCTCGCCTGCCCCGAGGGCGGCGAGCAGCGCCTGCTGGAAGCCGTGGAGAAGGTGGACACCGCCATGTGCAAGATCCGCGACGCCGGCAAGGTGAAGGCGCGCGACCGCATCGCGGTGCTCGCCGCGCTGAACCTCGCCTTCGACGTCGCCGACCGCGGCGTGGCGATCCAGACCCCAGTGATCGTCCCTGCGCCCGTCAAGAGCAACGGCAGCGACGTGTCCGATCCGCGTCTTGCGGCATTGATGGGGCGCCTCGATTCCGCGCTGGGCGACGACGGCCGGCTGATCTAG
- a CDS encoding sulfite exporter TauE/SafE family protein: protein MLIEPQLILELLLIGTVTGFLAGLLGIGGGMLMVPFMTIILTAKGFPPEYTVKMAVATSLATICFTSLSSVRAHHKRGAVLWHIVRVLAPGILVGSLLGAQIAVAMPAKLLGVLFAIFVAFSATQMFLNRKPKPSRTLPGPLGTFAMGGVIGLLSSLVGAGGAFVSVPFMTWCNVKIHDAVGTSAALGFPIALAGTAGYIYAGQGLPQMPPGSIGYLYLPGLVTIALASMAMAPLGARTAHRMDIQPLKKVFAVVLYCLAAYFLFR, encoded by the coding sequence ATGCTGATCGAACCCCAACTCATTCTCGAACTCCTGCTGATCGGCACCGTCACCGGCTTCCTCGCCGGCCTGCTGGGCATCGGCGGCGGCATGCTCATGGTGCCGTTCATGACCATCATCCTCACCGCCAAAGGGTTCCCGCCGGAATACACCGTGAAGATGGCCGTCGCCACCTCGCTCGCGACGATCTGCTTCACCTCGCTGTCCTCCGTGCGCGCGCACCACAAGCGCGGCGCCGTGCTGTGGCACATCGTGCGGGTGCTCGCGCCCGGCATCCTCGTCGGCTCGCTGCTCGGCGCGCAGATCGCCGTGGCCATGCCCGCGAAGCTGCTGGGCGTCCTGTTCGCGATCTTCGTCGCCTTCTCGGCGACGCAGATGTTCCTCAACAGGAAGCCCAAGCCCTCGCGCACCCTGCCCGGCCCGCTCGGCACCTTCGCGATGGGCGGGGTGATCGGCCTGCTCTCCTCGCTCGTCGGCGCGGGCGGCGCCTTCGTCTCGGTGCCCTTCATGACCTGGTGCAACGTGAAGATCCACGACGCCGTGGGCACGTCCGCGGCGCTGGGCTTCCCGATCGCGCTCGCGGGGACGGCGGGCTACATCTACGCGGGCCAGGGCCTGCCGCAGATGCCGCCCGGCTCCATCGGCTACCTCTACCTGCCCGGGCTCGTCACCATCGCGCTCGCCAGCATGGCGATGGCGCCGCTGGGCGCGCGCACGGCGCACCGCATGGACATCCAGCCGCTCAAGAAAGTCTTCGCCGTCGTGCTCTACTGCCTGGCCGCCTACTTCCTCTTTCGTTGA
- a CDS encoding cobalamin-binding protein encodes MPTPLPGPQRIVCLTEETTEWLYLLGQEARIVGISGYTVRPARARQEKPRVSAFLSAKIDRILALRPDCVFGFSDLQADIAAELIRKGVQVTVFNQRSVEEIFGVLYQVAAMVGQADRGLELIEGMRARLKEIEAQARVLPRRPKVFFEEWDEPHISAIRWVSELVGIAGGDDCFPELATQAMGKDRIIADGAEIVRRAPDIVIGSWCGKKFRPEKVAARAGWGEVPAVKHAQLFEIKSADILQPGPAALTDGVEQLHRIVMAWSRSQGPAS; translated from the coding sequence ATGCCCACCCCGCTTCCCGGCCCGCAACGCATCGTCTGCCTCACGGAGGAGACGACCGAGTGGCTGTACCTGCTCGGGCAGGAGGCGCGCATCGTGGGCATCTCGGGCTACACCGTGCGGCCCGCCCGCGCGCGGCAGGAGAAGCCGCGCGTGAGCGCCTTCCTCAGCGCGAAGATCGACAGGATCCTCGCGCTGCGGCCCGACTGCGTGTTCGGCTTTTCCGACCTGCAGGCGGACATCGCCGCCGAGCTCATCCGCAAGGGTGTGCAGGTGACGGTGTTCAACCAGCGCAGCGTCGAGGAAATCTTCGGGGTGCTGTACCAGGTCGCCGCGATGGTGGGCCAGGCGGACCGGGGTCTGGAGTTGATCGAGGGCATGCGCGCGCGCCTGAAGGAGATCGAAGCGCAGGCGCGCGTGTTGCCGCGCCGCCCCAAAGTCTTCTTCGAGGAATGGGACGAGCCGCATATCAGCGCGATCCGCTGGGTGTCCGAGCTCGTGGGCATCGCGGGCGGCGACGATTGCTTTCCGGAACTCGCCACGCAAGCCATGGGCAAGGACAGGATCATTGCCGACGGCGCCGAAATCGTGCGCCGCGCGCCGGACATCGTCATCGGCTCCTGGTGCGGCAAGAAATTCCGGCCGGAGAAAGTCGCCGCGCGCGCGGGCTGGGGCGAGGTGCCCGCGGTGAAGCACGCGCAGCTCTTCGAGATCAAGTCCGCCGACATCCTGCAGCCCGGCCCCGCCGCGCTGACGGACGGCGTGGAGCAGCTGCATCGCATCGTCATGGCATGGAGCCGCTCGCAGGGGCCCGCGTCATGA
- the zapB gene encoding cell division protein ZapB produces the protein MPSASQIDQVAERVERLLVRYEELQRTNTLLAEQVEVLTHERDSLKSRLSAARARVDALLERLPDIKSAA, from the coding sequence ATGCCCAGTGCCTCCCAGATCGACCAGGTAGCGGAACGCGTCGAGCGACTGCTCGTGCGCTACGAGGAATTGCAGCGCACCAACACGCTGCTGGCCGAACAGGTCGAAGTGCTCACGCACGAACGGGACTCCCTCAAGTCCCGCCTCTCCGCCGCACGCGCCCGCGTCGACGCGCTCCTCGAGCGCCTGCCCGACATCAAGAGCGCGGCATGA
- a CDS encoding tripartite tricarboxylate transporter TctB family protein — protein sequence MQDNETPGDTPRSGVATYVIEGVVAFAVLLLGIVVLQGSWKLGSRWTSDGPGSGYFPFYIGLILCIAGIGIFFQTVFGKNRNTEIFVDSEQLKRVLQVLVPAIVYVLVVQFVGLYVASAIYIAGFMILLGHYSPLKSILTAVIINVIFFLMFEVWFKVPLFKGSLDPLAFLGY from the coding sequence ATGCAAGACAACGAGACTCCCGGCGACACGCCCCGTTCGGGCGTCGCCACCTACGTGATCGAGGGCGTCGTCGCCTTCGCGGTGCTGCTGCTGGGCATCGTCGTGCTGCAGGGCAGCTGGAAGCTCGGCTCGCGCTGGACCAGCGACGGCCCGGGCTCCGGCTACTTCCCCTTCTACATCGGGCTGATCCTGTGCATCGCCGGCATCGGCATCTTCTTCCAGACGGTCTTCGGGAAGAACCGCAACACCGAGATCTTCGTGGACAGCGAGCAGCTCAAGCGCGTGCTGCAGGTGCTCGTCCCCGCGATCGTCTATGTGCTGGTGGTGCAGTTCGTGGGCCTGTACGTCGCTTCGGCGATCTACATCGCGGGCTTCATGATCCTGCTCGGGCACTACTCGCCGCTCAAGAGCATCCTCACGGCGGTGATCATCAACGTCATCTTCTTCCTGATGTTCGAAGTGTGGTTCAAGGTGCCGCTGTTCAAGGGCTCGCTCGATCCCCTCGCCTTCCTCGGCTACTGA